AGATGCCTGATCATTTTGAAGAGGAGTTGTTTGAGGTCAAGGAGGGCTTGCTTGGCGTTGTTCAGCAAATCCGGGAGACGTGTACGTTCCTGCGCCCTCCGTTCTTACGGGAAACAGGGATTGTAGAAGCGTTGAATCAGCTTATGGATTATTACCGGATGAGGTCTGATTACCAGGTTGATTTCGATGCTGAAACGTTTAAAGCAACACTCGATCATGAGCATTCGCTCGCGATTTACCGGGTTGTTCAGGAACTATTGAATAACGCAACGAAGCACTCTGGTGCTAGTTGTGTAGAGTTTGAGTTAAAGAGTAGTCAGGGCATGATTGTGCTGAATTATAAAGATGATGGCGTCGGATTGCCAGATCAACAAACCCAAGACCTATCAAAAGGGATGGGACTTGCAGGAATCAAGCAGCGTGTCAAAAGTTTAGAGGGACACGTGGAGTTTCTATCCTCTGAAGAAGGTGGATTAGAGCTATCGTTGGCTCTCTTTATGAAGTAAATCGTAATAGGTTATGAAATAGAAGAAGTGTACACATTTTAGTTTAACTTGTTGGGAGCTGGAAACATGATTCATATTTTACTAGTAGATGACCATCCTTCTGTTGGGGAAGGAACGAAAGTCATGATTGAGAAAGAAGAAGATATGAAGGTAACCATTGTGGATGCGGCAGGAAAAGCGCTTCCCCTTGTGGAGGAACAGGAATTTGATGTGATGTTATTTGATCTTAGGATGCGAGGCATGAACGGTATTGAACTCGTCAAAGAAGTACGTGCTCTTGGGAAAGAAGCACCGATCTTAATTTATACCGGTTATGACATTGGTCCTTATTTCAATACGCTTATTGAGGCGGGGGCTTCTGGATTTATTAATAAAACCGAACCCCGGGATCAGCTCATTCTTTCAATTCGCTCGGTTTTAAAAGGGAAAGTTATTCTCCCAATTGGATTGTTCAAACAGCTCCGCCGTATGGAAGTCCAGGTGGAGCAGCAAGTGGTGAAAGAAGAACAGGAAGAGCAACCAGAAGAGGAGATTCAGGAAGATGTATCGATTAACTCGAAGGAACAAAAGATTCTGATTGAAGTCGCCAGAGGCAAAAGTAACCGAGAAATTGCCAGTATCTATTATAAAAGTCAGCGAACCATCGAGTACAATCTCACCGAAATATTCAAGAAGCTTCAAGTGAAATCAAGAGCAGAAGCCGTCCTGAAATCAAAGCAGCTCGGCATCATATCAGACGAAGATCTCATCGAATAAACAAGAGGGACAGGCCACATTGCACGAGTCATGCTCGCGCCATTTCGGGCCTGTCCCTCTTTTATGCGGTAAAGCAAAGCAGCGTGCCAGACACGCGTCTATGCGGTAAAGCACCGCAACGTGTCAGACACGCGTCTGTGCGGTAAAGCACCACAGCGTGCCAGACACGCGTCAGTACGCTAAAGCGCCACAGCGCCTTCTCGTGCTTATGGTTTGGCGTTGATCCAGTATCGGTAGGAGTGGACCATGGTACCTTTGTAGGTTGGGTGGTCGGATAGCTCTGTGTTTAGTTGTTTGAGCTCTTGTTCCATGAAGGAGGCTCCTTCTTCATGGAAGGAAATGTGATTGACGTAAGGGTTTTCTTTCATTTCAACGGATAGAAGGATGTCTTTCCCTAAATCCTTGGCGTGGTCGAGTTCTTCTTCTGCCATGAAGAGAATGCCTCCTCGTCCTTCAGTGAAGTCACGGAAGGCCATGACGGATGTATGATCCATCGTTTGAATCACCCAGCGATTAAACGGCATTCCTTTCCCTGGTGCCGGGTCTTCATCAAGCCACATGGCAAGATCCATACTCGCTTCAAGATTTGAATTCTTTCTTGTCTCTGAAGCGAAATACTCCAGGTTCCCGACCCATTGTCTCATCAGCTCTGTCTTATTGTCGTCCCAGCTTTGTAACACATAAGGTTCGATATCCAAATGGATCCCTTGGAACATGGCTCCGTCCTCGACAGATTGATTGTATCCTTTAACATAATCAATTAAATTCTGAATTCGGTACCGCTCGCTCTCCTCAGCCCACGTGGGATGACCGCCCATTGCGTGAACCTCGATCCCTGCCTCGTGTGCCTTCTTAACGAAAGGACTATAAGAGGAGTAAGGTTGTCGTAAATCGAGCCGAACATATAGAAAGTTGAGGTTTTTCTCTTTGGCGAAAGCTAAGATGTTGTCTCCTTCGTTGATTAATCGTTCGGCTTCCCATATATACGTTCCGCGCGTCTTCTCATGCTTAACCTCTGATTCTGTCTGCTGTTCTGCATCGAGATTCAGCTGGTCTTTCACATATTGATAACTTTGAAAAGCTGTGCCAGCGTAACTCGGATGCTCCCCGGCATGCTCTTCAAGTACCCCTAAGTGCATATTCATATCAGGAACGCCTTCCTCAGCGAAAGTTACATAATCAAGCCCCGTATCTTCCATCGTTACCCCGATTAAGAGTTTGTTCCCTGTGCGGTCTGCGGTTTCTAGTTCTGTTTCAATCAAAGACATAATGCCATTGTCTCCTTCAAGGGTTTCCCGGAAGGCTAAGATCGTTGTTTGATCATATTGATTCATTAACCACTCGTGGAAGGGTGTACCGTCTGTTCCTGGCGTTTCGAGGGTATCAAGCCAGAAAGGGATCGTTTCTGTGACGGTAAGCCCAGCTTCCTGCGCTCTGGCTGTTAGCGTCTGAACATTTTCTTTCCACCCCTTCAGAACCTCTTCTTGGTCTTCGTTCCAAAGAGGCAGGTGATAGGCTTTGATATCCACATTTAGCCCTCGGAAATGAGCGCTATCTTCAGAGCGATCGTTATAAGACTTTACCCATTTTACGAAGGCAATTCCTTCATCCTGATGAGTCGTTAGTCCCCATGAAGGTGACCCGCCCCAGGCATAAACGGCTATTCCTTCTGATTGTGCTCTCGTGATGAAAGATTGATAAAAGGAGTCAGACTGATTTTGATCAAGCTCCACATAGAGGAGCGTCACTTGCTGATCTTTCGCTGCTTTAAGAACCTGATCTGATTCTTGTTTAAGTTGTTCCTTCTCGACATACATGACGTGATCGTTGTCCGGGGCGTGTTTGAACCCCATTAAAAAGAAGACAACCCCTGTTAGCAAAACGACATACAAAGACTTTCTCATTGTGTTCCTCCATCCCGAAAATGATGTCGTAAAACGGCGACAAAACATGTAAGCGTTTTAGTGTTGGAATCGTTCTCTTGCTTCTCAGGCCCCCGCATTTCGGAACCTTAATTGAACCACGCATCCATAGTGGAAACCCGGTGTGGCGAGGGTTTGGCCCCTTTTTCGGTTTCCGCATATTCGAGATCCGAAGTCCGAATTAGGAGGGCACCGCAATCGAAATTCGTGGTTCCGAAACGGGTTTTTCGAAGATAGAGTTGTCGAACCGTGTTACGTTATTAACGTGCTAAGGCGAGTTAGCAACTTCAAGTTAAATGTTTGTCAGATAATTTTCAAGAACAAATCAAAGATCAATGAAAAACGAGAAAATGTGACTACACTTCTAATTCAGGAGGGAGGCAAGAGTCATCTCAGGTAAAAGAACAGGGGTGGGTGTCATTCTTTTAGCAGTTGTACTAGCGATCAGCTATACAGTGCTTTCAACGTCCCAACACGTCGAGAGCAAAACACTAGAAGACGGCACAAAGCTGAAATTTCGTACCCAACAACAATCCATCGAAATCTATCAAAATGAATCCTGGTCTCCCCTGATGATTAAAGGGGTGAACCTGGGCGCTACTCTTCCAGGCTATTATCCTGGCTCACTCCCTCTTGACCTTGAAACGTATCAACGGTGGTTTAGAAGTATGAAAGATATGGGAGTCAACACGGTAAGGATCTACACGATTCACGAGCCGGTCTTTTATGAAGCGTTGGTTGAATTCAACCAGAAGCATCCGGATGATCCTCTTTACTTCATTCAAGGTATTTGGTCACCGGTTAAGCAGCTAAGAGAGACAGAGGACGCGCTGTCCCCTGAAGTGACGGAGGCTTTCAAAGATGAAATAAAGAGAGCGGTCGGAGCGGTTTATGGGGAGACGACCATTAAAGAAGAGGCTGGGAAAGCCAGTGGAACCTATGAATCAAATGCTGCGCCTTATTTAGTCGCTTGGCATCTTGGAACCGAATGGGATCCGAAAATGGTTCAACAAACGAACAAGTTGCATGCTGGGGAAGATCCTTTTGAAGGAGAAAGGTTTCAAGCAACAGAACAAGCCAATCCATTTGAATCCTGGCTTGCTGAACTGCTTGATTACACGGCTCAACAAGAAAGAACACACGGGTGGGAACATCCGATGACGTTCACCAATTGGGTCACAACTGATCCCCTCAAGCACTCTGAAGAACCGCTCATTATGGAAGACAAGGTAAGCGTTGATGCTACCCATATAAAAGAGCGGGATTGGAACGGAGGATATTTTGCTTCCTTCCACGCTTATCCTTATTATCCGGATTTCTTACGGTTAGGGGAGGCTTATAAGGATGTCTTAAACAAAAAGGGCGAACCTGACGCGTACAAAGGGTACCTGAAGGAACTGAAAGCCTATCACAGAGACATGCCGATTATGATTACAGAGTTCGGATTGCCATCTTCACTCGGTGTCGCTCACTTAGGTCAATATGGCCGAAATCAGGGAGGCCACACTGAAGTTGAACAAGGCGAGATGAACGCTGAACTATACAAACTCATTCAGGAAGAAGGCTACGCCGGATCCGCGCTATTCACATGGCAGGATGAGTGGTTTAAGAAAACATGGAACACCATGCCTTATGTGGAAGACGGGAGGCGCGCTTATTGGTTCAACTATTTATCAAGCGAAACCTCTTACGGAGTCATTGGCATGTACCCAGATAAAGAAGATGATATCCGGATTGACGGTGAGATTGAAGAATGGGACAGCTTAGATGACCTCAAGTCATACACCGTTAGGGAAAACGGAGTGAAGGATATTACCTTCACCCACGATGAAGGCTTTGTCTACATCAATGCTCATTTATCGGAAGATTCTGATTTAGAGGGAGAAACATTCCAGCTAGGCGTGAACACACTGCCAGGCGGAACGAGCCAACCTCCATACAAGAAACCCCTTGAGGCGCTTGTGACCTTAAACGGGGACAAGGGAGAGGTTGTTCTTTCATCGGAATATGATCCTCATCACAGACTTTATAAAGAGGAAGAGGCTGAACAGCCGAAAGAAAATCAGGCGTTCGTGCCATGGAAATTACCCGTAAGCCTCCAATTTGAACCACCGAACACGAGGCATGCTCACCCGTTTGAGGATGTGGAAGTAGGTGGACTGAAAAGAGGCGATGCAGGAGCGTTTTCAAGTAAAACGTACGATCCGCAAATCTTTTGGGAAGCTAAGGGAAACGTCATTGAAATGAAAATTCCGTGGGCGCTCCTAGGCTTTGCAGATCCGAGTCAACGAAAGGTCATAAGCTATCCTGAAGAGGAAGAAGCTACGACCATGAAGACAGAATCAATAGAATCGATTCAATTCTTACCTGCTTTATCAGGGGAAACAGAGCAATCCGTTTCAGCGTTTGACTATAGCTTTGAGAAATGGAATCAGGTTCAATATGCAGAACGAAAGAAAAACAGTTTCTATCAAATGAAAGAAGCACTATCAAAATAACAGGAGGAACGTGTATGTTTTTCAGTTTAGATGCCGCTTTCTATGTCATTTATGTACTTGCTGGACTTATGGCCATCATGTCATCAATCATTATCGGTATTAAAGTCAGAAAGAAGCAACTTCATAAGAAAACGCAAAAAGTGATGCAACGTTATCAGAGTTATTTCACTTACCTCACACAGCAGTTAGATGCGAAGGAACCTTTAGAGGTGCCGAAATCGGAATTAACGACATTTGAGAAAAAGGTTTTCCAGCGTGAATTAGTGGAGCGATTAGAGCGCCTATCTGGTAACCAGCGCGACAAGCTGATTCAGCTTTGTAACGATCTTGGTCTTAAAGAATTCAATATGAAACGCCTTAAGAGCGGACGTCACTATGTTCGTCTTGAAGCGGCTTACAACCTAGGGGCTATGCGCGCGAAAGAGGCGGTGCCATCCCTTTGCAAAATGCTTTATAAGAATAAGAAAGACTCAACCAGGTTCATTGTAGCTCGTTCGATTGCTCAAACGGCAACATCAACAGGGCAGATCAATGACATGATTCATTATCTAGCAAAGGATCAAGAGAATAATTATCAGCTCATTGTCGACATTGCACAAGAGTCTGATCTTGATCTTAGTGGAGCATTCATTTCATTACTCAAAGAATCCAATCCAGAGTTAACGAAGGTAGGATTGTTCGGATTAAGGCATCAACCAGATTCTGAAATCCATTCCATTCTTCGTCCTCACCTTGACTCGAAAGACTTTGATATTCGCACGAATACAGCGAAATTGATGGTCGCTTCTGGTCAATGTAGTCAAAAAGAGATGGAACAATTCATGAAATTTAAAGATGAAGAAGTCCGTTTATATACAGGCGAATGGATCGGGCAAGCAGGTATGCGTCAGTATCAGGAAGTTCTTGAACTGGGTGTTCAAGATAAGAATCAACAAGTCGCAAGAACGAGTGCGAAGAGCTTGTCTCAGCTTGGCGAATCTGGTTTCCGTACCCTTTGTAAGCTTGCTGTTAGTAACTTATCAAACGGAACAGTCGCTTTTGAAGCTGTGCATGAACACCTGAAAGAAAGTGCTGCTGGCTATGCGACAAATCGTAAAATTGCAGATTATAACCAAAAGCTATCGATCTATGAAACGTACTTCGGCAAAGACCAACAGCTTATTGACGCCATGTAATTGGTAGAAAGGGGAGAGGCATGAGAGAAATATTACTCGGTTACGGCATTTTCGCAATGTATTATGTCCTAACCATCAACACGATCTACTTCGGGATTATCTTATTCTCATTTAAAGAAATCTCTAAAATCCTAAAAAGCACGACATTCTCGAAATACAAATCACTATCTGGATCAAACAACGTACCACCTATTTCGATACTCGTACCAGCGTTTAACGAAGAATTAACGATTATTGAAAACGTGCGATCCCTCCTGGCTCTTCATTATCCGAAACATGAAGTAATCGTCGTCAACGATGGATCAAGCGACGACACAGTAGGAGTAATGATTAAAGAATTTGAACTTCAATATTACAAACCAACATCGATGAAAGATGTCATTAAGACGGCCAAAGTAAGAGGCCTTTACTACAACCCGGATTATCCGAACCTTTACGTTGTGGATAAGGAAAACGGCGGTAAAGCCGACTCCTTAAATGCAGGGATTAACTTATCTAGCTATCCACTGATTTCATCCATTGATGCTGACTCTTTATTAGAAGAGGATGCCCTGATTCGCATTGCACGCATGTACATGGAAAAGCCAGAAGAATATGTAGCAATTGGCGGAAATGTACGCATTGCCAACGGATGCAAAATCGAAAACGGCGTTGTCAAAAATGTAAAACTACCGAAAAAGCTTCTCCCAATGTGGCAGCTAGTTGAATATATGAAAGCCTTCTTAGGCGGACGTATCGGCTGGAGTTCTGTAAATGGTCTGATTATTGTATCTGGTGCCTTCGGGGTCTTCCGTAAAGACTACGTTGTCGAAGTTGGAGGATACCGCGGCGGTTATCCAGGTGAAGACATGAACATTATTATTAAGCTTCATCGCCATATGCTTGAGAACAATTTACCTTATAAAGTGGCCTTTTGTCCGGACGCTGTTTGCTGGACGCAGGCGCCTGACACCTTCAAGATCCTTGGAAGTCAGCGTAAGCGTTGGGGACGTGGAAACTTGAAGAACATGATCGAAGAAGGACGCTTCATGTTTATGCGACCGAAATACAAGATCATGGGTTGGTTGACCATTCCTTATAACATTATTTTTGAAACATTAAGTCCTTATTTCCGAATTACAGGACTCCTTGCTCTTATTGGTTATGCGCTAATGGACATGTCCGGTTGGAAGATCCTCCTGACCTTTAGCTTAATTAACATTCTATACGGAACGCTGCTTGGACTAGGATCGATGCTTCTTGAAGAGATCGCCTTCCAGCGTTATCCGAGAATACGAGATTTCTTCAAAATGCTGATCTATACCGTATTGATGTTCTTTGGTTATCGTCAACTCGGTATTCTGTGGAGATTCCTTGGTCACATCGATTTCTTCCGCAAGAAAACGTCTTGGGGAACGATGGTACGAACCAGCTTCAACGAAGATAAGAAATCAGCCTAATCGATTAAAAGGGGGTAATCAGCTGTGGAACAGCATGTAGGGTCACGAATCATACAGACGTTTCATCATTTTCTTCAGTATTATCAGGAAAGTAACTTAGCTTGTGGAATGATTATTGCCCGCGCAGATCTGGATGCGAAACAACTCGAGAGAGTGAAAGCGCACATGGAAAGAATGGAGCCAGAAGTTGGCGTTCAGTTCAGCCATGACCAGGAAGAAGGGTTAGTCGGAATTCTGTTAGACAACCGTACGATTGGGTATTCTCACTTTTATTCCTTATATGTAAAAGAATTCTTAGAGGACAATGGCTTCTTAACGGGCCCCATACTAGTGGGGAGTTTCCCGGAGAGCAGCCCATACGCCGAGCAGATGCTTTTTGATATGATCACTGAAATCATAGAAAGTGGCGGAGAAAAGGGTGAGATCCGCGTCTTTAAAAAAGGAAACGAAAAGAAGAACGATTCGATCCTGATCGTCGATAGTGATCAGAAAGTATTAGAGCTTGTGACCTCGTATTTTACTCATAAAGGCTACACCGTCCATACCGCAACAGACGGGAAAGAAGGCGTAGCCCAGTATGAGTTGCATCATCCGAATTTGGTTATTACAGAGATCAACCTGTCAGCGCTTGGTGGGTATCAGTTTATTCACCATATAAAGCATTTAGAATCCATCAAGGCTGCGCCGATCATGGTGCTTACGAATAAACAGTTAGAAGAAGACGTAAAGCGAACGTTTGAATACGGTGTATCGGACTACGTTACGAAGCCATTTTCTTTAATGGAAATCGAACAACGGATGGTCAAGCTGTTACAACCGGTGCATTCCTAATCGAATCATTATTTTATAGGGGGATTTATTCATGAAATATGCAAATCATTTAGCTCAGAAAATCGAAGCGAAAAAAGCGAACATTGGTGTTGTAGGCATGGGGTATGTTGGACTTCCGCTTGCAGTTGAAATGGTGAAATCCGGTTTCAACGTAACGGGAATCGATCTTGATCCGAACAAAATCAACGCCTTAAAAGCTGGTGATTCCTATATCGGGGACATCACAGATGAAGAACTAACAGAGGCAATGGAATCAGGCCGTTTCCGTCCTTCAACAGACTATAGCCTAGTCAATGAACTAGATGCGATCAGCATTTGTGTACCGACGCCACTAAGTGAAAACCAGGATCCGGATACATCTTATATCACAAGCGTTATTGACCAGGTGAAGATGTATATGAAGAAGGGCACATTGATCACGCTTGAAAGTACAACGTACCCAGGAACAACAGAAGAGCTTATTCTTAGTGAGTTAAACAAACTTGGCTATCAAGCAGGAGACGACTTCTTCCTTTGCTATTCTCCTGAACGAGTAGACCCAGGTAACGATAAATTTAACACGAAGAACATGCCGAAAGTAATTGGTGGGGTTACACCGAAATGTAGTGAACTAGGTGCGAGCCTTTACAAGAACTACGTAGGGAATGTTGTGCCTGTTTCATCTCCACGCGTAGCTGAGATGTCTAAGCTTCTTGAAAATACGTTCCGAAGCGTCAATATTGCTTTCGTGAATGAAATTGCGATGATGTGTGAACGAATGGATATCGATGTATGGGAAGTCATCGATGCAGCGGCAACGAAACCATTCGGCTTCATGAAGTTCCAGCCAGGACCAGGAATTGGCGGTCACTGCATCCCGCTTGATCCGATGTACCTTTCTTGGAAAGCAAAAGGATTCCGTTTCTACAGCAAGTTCATTGATCTAGCTCAATCGATCAATAGCAACATGCCTGACGTGGTCGTGTCTAAGACGTCTCAAGTACTAAACGTATACGGTCGTTCTATTAATAGCTCAAACATCTTAATTCTAGGAATGGCATACAAGCCAAATATCAGTGACCTTCGTGAATCTCCAGGTCTTTACCTTTATGAGCTTTACAAAGAGAACGGGGCTAATATCGAGTACTGCGATCCACATGCTCACAGCTTCATTGATGATGACGGTGAAATTGTAAGATCTGTTCCATATAACAGAGAGCAATTGAAGAAATACGATTGCATGGTGCTTGTAACGAATCACTCTGACTTTGATTATCAAGAGCTTGCTGACTTAGGCGTACCGATTGTCGATACTCGTAACGCATTTGAAGAGTACGATCGCGATCACATTCACAAGCTTGGAACATCTTCTAAAGTTCATTCTAAAGACCATTCTATTGCACTATAAGTAGCACGTAACAGAGTAGGAACCATTACAACAACACAAAGGGAGATGAATAATATGTGCGGAATCATGGGGTATATTGGACAACAACAAACACAAGAGATCTTAACGAACGGACTGAAGAAATTAGAGTACCGCGGCTATGACTCTGTCGGGGTGGCGATCCATGACGGAGAATCAGTTCAGGTAACAAAAGCAGAAGGGCGCCTTGATAATCTGGCATCTCGTTTAGAGAATGCACCGTTACAGGGCTCTATCGGAATTGGTCATACACGTTGGGCGACACATGGTCGTCCTTCTGACCAAAACTCTCACCCACACACAGATGACAACACAGAATTCGCAGTCGTTCATAACGGCATTATCGAGAACTACATTGAGCTTAAGCAAGAGCTTGTGGCAGAGGGCGCAACATTTACATCTGAAACAGATTCAGAAGTCATTGCTCAGCTCCTTTCTAAACTATACGACGGCGATATGATTACAACGATTCAGAAAGTCATCGAAAAGTTAGATGGTGCCTATGCGCTAGGAATCGTTTCTGAACATGCACCAGGTAAGCTTTATGCCGTTCGTCAAGCGAGCCCGCTTATTATTGGCTCTGGAGACGGAGAGAACTTCATCAGCTCTGACATTCCAGCTGTTTTAGAGCATACGCGTGATGTGTACATTCTAGAAGACGGTGAAATGGCTGTATTAACAGAAGAGAACATTTCTCTTATGGACGTAACAACAGGCAACCCGATCTCTCGTGATTTATTCCGCGTTGATTGGGATATGGAACAAGCAGAGAAGAACGGATTCGATCATTTCATGCTTAAAGAAATCTTTGAACAGCCTAAAGCCCTTGAGAAAACAATGGCTGGTCGTATTGATAAAGAAACAAACGAAGTAGATTTCCCTGAGCTTGCATGGAGCGAAGAACAGGTAGCGAAGTGGGATAAAGTGCACATCGTCGCATGTGGAACAGCTTACCACGCTGGATTACTAGGTAAATCGGTTATTGAAGAATTAACACGCACACCAGTAGACGTTGAGGTTGCGTCAGAATTCCGTTACCGTAATCCAATCGTCACAGAGAATACGCTTGTCATTGCTGTGAGTCAGTCTGGTGAAACAGCAGATACGCTTGCTGCATTACGTCAAAGTAAAGAACTGGGCGCAAAAACGTTGTCCATTACGAATGTTGTAGGAAGCTCCATTTCAAGAGAAGCAGATGACGTCATCTTAACCCTTGCAGGTCCTGAGATTGCCGTTGCTTCAACAAAAGCGTACACGACACAGGTATTATCTTTCTATCTATTAGGCATCTATTTAGCTCAGAAGAAAAAGCAGATTACACCTGAACAGAACGCCCAGTACATGAAAGCTCTTCAGCACATTCCAGAGCAAATGGAAGAGATTCTGTTCCATAATGACGATATCAAAAATTACGGCGAATCCATTAAAGACGCGAAGAGCGTGTTCTTCTTGGGACGTGGAATCGATACCGCCGTTGCGCTTGAAGGGTCTCTCAAGTTAAAAGAGATTTCTTATATCCACTCTGAGGCTTATGCAGCGGGAGAATTAAAACACGGTACGCTTGCGTTAATTGAAGAAGGCACACCAATCATTTCCTTGCTCACTCAAGAGAACCTTTACGACAAGATGCTTGGAAACATTAAAGAAGTAAGTGCCCGAGGAGCAAATGTTTTAGGAATCACAATGAGTGGGAATGTAAAGGTAACACAATACGTAGACGAAACATGCTTTATCCCTGAAACGTATTCTCTATTTACACCACTACTATCGGTTGTACCATTGCAGCTGATTTCCTATTATACATCTCTTGCACTTGGCAACGATGTGGACAAACCTCGTAACCTGGCAAAGAGTGTAACGGTAGAATAAATCGAA
The nucleotide sequence above comes from Pontibacillus chungwhensis. Encoded proteins:
- a CDS encoding response regulator transcription factor, yielding MIHILLVDDHPSVGEGTKVMIEKEEDMKVTIVDAAGKALPLVEEQEFDVMLFDLRMRGMNGIELVKEVRALGKEAPILIYTGYDIGPYFNTLIEAGASGFINKTEPRDQLILSIRSVLKGKVILPIGLFKQLRRMEVQVEQQVVKEEQEEQPEEEIQEDVSINSKEQKILIEVARGKSNREIASIYYKSQRTIEYNLTEIFKKLQVKSRAEAVLKSKQLGIISDEDLIE
- a CDS encoding HEAT repeat domain-containing protein; the encoded protein is MFFSLDAAFYVIYVLAGLMAIMSSIIIGIKVRKKQLHKKTQKVMQRYQSYFTYLTQQLDAKEPLEVPKSELTTFEKKVFQRELVERLERLSGNQRDKLIQLCNDLGLKEFNMKRLKSGRHYVRLEAAYNLGAMRAKEAVPSLCKMLYKNKKDSTRFIVARSIAQTATSTGQINDMIHYLAKDQENNYQLIVDIAQESDLDLSGAFISLLKESNPELTKVGLFGLRHQPDSEIHSILRPHLDSKDFDIRTNTAKLMVASGQCSQKEMEQFMKFKDEEVRLYTGEWIGQAGMRQYQEVLELGVQDKNQQVARTSAKSLSQLGESGFRTLCKLAVSNLSNGTVAFEAVHEHLKESAAGYATNRKIADYNQKLSIYETYFGKDQQLIDAM
- a CDS encoding glycosyltransferase family 2 protein — translated: MREILLGYGIFAMYYVLTINTIYFGIILFSFKEISKILKSTTFSKYKSLSGSNNVPPISILVPAFNEELTIIENVRSLLALHYPKHEVIVVNDGSSDDTVGVMIKEFELQYYKPTSMKDVIKTAKVRGLYYNPDYPNLYVVDKENGGKADSLNAGINLSSYPLISSIDADSLLEEDALIRIARMYMEKPEEYVAIGGNVRIANGCKIENGVVKNVKLPKKLLPMWQLVEYMKAFLGGRIGWSSVNGLIIVSGAFGVFRKDYVVEVGGYRGGYPGEDMNIIIKLHRHMLENNLPYKVAFCPDAVCWTQAPDTFKILGSQRKRWGRGNLKNMIEEGRFMFMRPKYKIMGWLTIPYNIIFETLSPYFRITGLLALIGYALMDMSGWKILLTFSLINILYGTLLGLGSMLLEEIAFQRYPRIRDFFKMLIYTVLMFFGYRQLGILWRFLGHIDFFRKKTSWGTMVRTSFNEDKKSA
- a CDS encoding response regulator transcription factor, coding for MEQHVGSRIIQTFHHFLQYYQESNLACGMIIARADLDAKQLERVKAHMERMEPEVGVQFSHDQEEGLVGILLDNRTIGYSHFYSLYVKEFLEDNGFLTGPILVGSFPESSPYAEQMLFDMITEIIESGGEKGEIRVFKKGNEKKNDSILIVDSDQKVLELVTSYFTHKGYTVHTATDGKEGVAQYELHHPNLVITEINLSALGGYQFIHHIKHLESIKAAPIMVLTNKQLEEDVKRTFEYGVSDYVTKPFSLMEIEQRMVKLLQPVHS
- a CDS encoding nucleotide sugar dehydrogenase; this translates as MKYANHLAQKIEAKKANIGVVGMGYVGLPLAVEMVKSGFNVTGIDLDPNKINALKAGDSYIGDITDEELTEAMESGRFRPSTDYSLVNELDAISICVPTPLSENQDPDTSYITSVIDQVKMYMKKGTLITLESTTYPGTTEELILSELNKLGYQAGDDFFLCYSPERVDPGNDKFNTKNMPKVIGGVTPKCSELGASLYKNYVGNVVPVSSPRVAEMSKLLENTFRSVNIAFVNEIAMMCERMDIDVWEVIDAAATKPFGFMKFQPGPGIGGHCIPLDPMYLSWKAKGFRFYSKFIDLAQSINSNMPDVVVSKTSQVLNVYGRSINSSNILILGMAYKPNISDLRESPGLYLYELYKENGANIEYCDPHAHSFIDDDGEIVRSVPYNREQLKKYDCMVLVTNHSDFDYQELADLGVPIVDTRNAFEEYDRDHIHKLGTSSKVHSKDHSIAL
- the glmS gene encoding glutamine--fructose-6-phosphate transaminase (isomerizing): MCGIMGYIGQQQTQEILTNGLKKLEYRGYDSVGVAIHDGESVQVTKAEGRLDNLASRLENAPLQGSIGIGHTRWATHGRPSDQNSHPHTDDNTEFAVVHNGIIENYIELKQELVAEGATFTSETDSEVIAQLLSKLYDGDMITTIQKVIEKLDGAYALGIVSEHAPGKLYAVRQASPLIIGSGDGENFISSDIPAVLEHTRDVYILEDGEMAVLTEENISLMDVTTGNPISRDLFRVDWDMEQAEKNGFDHFMLKEIFEQPKALEKTMAGRIDKETNEVDFPELAWSEEQVAKWDKVHIVACGTAYHAGLLGKSVIEELTRTPVDVEVASEFRYRNPIVTENTLVIAVSQSGETADTLAALRQSKELGAKTLSITNVVGSSISREADDVILTLAGPEIAVASTKAYTTQVLSFYLLGIYLAQKKKQITPEQNAQYMKALQHIPEQMEEILFHNDDIKNYGESIKDAKSVFFLGRGIDTAVALEGSLKLKEISYIHSEAYAAGELKHGTLALIEEGTPIISLLTQENLYDKMLGNIKEVSARGANVLGITMSGNVKVTQYVDETCFIPETYSLFTPLLSVVPLQLISYYTSLALGNDVDKPRNLAKSVTVE